In a single window of the uncultured Dysgonomonas sp. genome:
- a CDS encoding DUF389 domain-containing protein: MYNLIRKVVTYVSLQKQTEDFEEIHNSIIQGISFKGTNIWILVCAIIIASVGLNTNSTAVIIGAMLISPLMGPINGMGYSIAIHDFGLLRQSLKNFGFAVLASLIASTVYFSITPVHTAHSELLARTSPTIYDVLIALFGGFAGIIAISSKQKGNVIPGVAIATALMPPLCTAGYGLATLQFSFFYGAFYLFTINTVCIAYASVLISQMLRFPIRDTNISETRKKRINQGLSIVLIIIILPSIYLGYRMSQNEKFRVNAEKYTRYIGIYKGNYLLNNEISANKKEINLIYGGSSLTEDDKKAIIDQAGLFSLDDAKITIEQGLAIDNDIAKDRQKAQSEEERSRQQIARLNVEIAGYKQKIDSIQSQYLIGKQLLSELTPLYPQIESCLYAEAYIYAQSDSLLQDKTGVFMITSKRILQKNDQIKIENWLMRRLSKKKVKVYFDKSN, encoded by the coding sequence ATGTACAACTTAATACGAAAAGTAGTCACTTACGTCAGTCTACAAAAGCAAACAGAAGACTTTGAAGAAATCCACAATTCAATAATACAGGGGATTTCTTTCAAGGGAACCAATATCTGGATATTAGTTTGTGCTATTATTATAGCATCAGTGGGGCTTAACACCAATTCAACTGCTGTGATAATAGGAGCCATGCTTATTTCTCCTTTGATGGGGCCAATCAATGGAATGGGATACAGTATTGCTATTCATGATTTCGGATTGCTTCGTCAGTCACTTAAAAACTTTGGTTTTGCAGTATTGGCCAGCCTTATAGCATCAACTGTTTATTTTTCAATAACCCCTGTTCATACAGCTCATTCTGAACTTTTGGCCCGAACCAGTCCTACTATTTACGATGTATTGATTGCTTTATTCGGAGGCTTTGCCGGTATTATCGCAATCAGCAGCAAGCAGAAAGGAAATGTCATTCCCGGCGTGGCTATTGCTACGGCTTTGATGCCACCTCTTTGTACAGCCGGCTACGGTTTAGCTACGCTCCAATTCTCTTTTTTCTATGGAGCATTCTATCTGTTTACCATCAATACAGTTTGTATTGCTTATGCTTCGGTTTTAATTTCTCAAATGTTGAGGTTTCCAATCAGAGATACCAATATAAGTGAGACAAGAAAGAAACGTATCAATCAAGGTTTGTCCATTGTACTTATTATAATCATATTACCCAGCATATATTTGGGTTATCGGATGTCCCAAAATGAGAAATTCAGAGTAAATGCAGAAAAGTATACACGGTATATAGGAATATATAAAGGGAATTATTTGCTCAACAACGAAATTAGTGCGAATAAAAAAGAAATTAATCTGATATACGGGGGATCTTCATTGACAGAAGATGATAAAAAAGCGATTATCGATCAGGCAGGCTTATTCTCTTTAGATGATGCTAAGATAACGATAGAACAAGGGTTGGCCATAGATAATGATATAGCTAAAGATAGACAAAAAGCTCAATCTGAAGAAGAGAGGTCCCGGCAACAAATAGCCCGCTTAAATGTAGAGATTGCGGGGTATAAACAAAAAATAGACAGTATACAAAGCCAATATCTTATAGGGAAACAATTATTGTCTGAATTGACCCCTTTGTATCCTCAGATAGAGAGTTGTTTATATGCAGAAGCATATATTTACGCTCAAAGCGACTCCTTACTTCAAGATAAAACAGGGGTATTTATGATTACATCTAAACGCATTCTGCAAAAGAATGATCAGATAAAGATAGAGAATTGGCTCATGAGAAGATTGAGTAAAAAAAAGGTTAAGGTTTATTTTGATAAAAGCAATTGA